The following proteins are encoded in a genomic region of Hydra vulgaris chromosome 05, alternate assembly HydraT2T_AEP:
- the LOC136080097 gene encoding uncharacterized protein LOC136080097, whose amino-acid sequence MNLNQEDFTDFDDLKVEKLTRDVIKTFVDELPKHWKKLARFLNISDEEINKVEHECGTTREQIYELFNKWSRNNPDRTWSEIKSGLIFCERKDIICKCQRMLTLPSIFGVQPSSEMLFLRKKELSKIHQYFIELQYPKKLPLVLHGMSGVGKTQIARKYCEVFSNFYENFVWIDAAFGDLQSSVINLYQLLRLSVQDSQGDSFDIEMVINTIHNYYEHKKTLYIFDNADDESVKSLEMYISKKSNSFTLITSQWRTWSNNVNQMFIDVFSAEDAFAYVKNNIIEPNENIRNLIKELGNHPFAITQAIKYINIHKVSIGKYLDRFKSKPLKVLENESIPTEEESKSAIKAINLVLLKLEKTKDTPYKLLNLLSYCNGQNISKQFIINISKHMAINEEYLIDEAIALLINYSLLNQLDDDKYSMHELIQLSCKCFQNKSSGTKTFFDLIKSYFIFELINMKDHVDYGKHFVFHFLHMFRFKRKRMLKTFHFMTTFIKTLLLCKGLFHEAIEILEAVYSFNAETYGENNELTLETKHNIASCLYDMGKYNEALEIYYSVDKIQAETLGINNPSTMAIKNNIANCFCKMGKYNEALEIYYSFEKKESEILGINHPDSMATKHNIANCLCELGKYKEAIEIYYSFEKTESEILGINHPFTMATKNNIASCLCKMGKYHEALEVYYFVDKIQTKILGFDHPSTMATKNNIAICLDEMGKYNEALEIYYSVDKIQTKVLGINHPSTMATKNNIASCLDIMGKRNEALEVYYSVNKLQIEILGINHPSTMATKNNIASCLKDMGNYDKALEIYYSVNKLQIEILGINHPCTMETKNNVANCLTNLGKYNEALKIYYSVNKIQTKILGINHPSTKRTKNNISKCLRKLENQERSCLIM is encoded by the exons atgaatctAAATCAAGAAGATTTCACTGACTTCGATGACttaaaag TTGAAAAACTTACGAGAGATGTAATCAAAACGTTTGTAGACGAGTTGCCAAAACACTGGAAGAAACTTGCTCGTTTCTTGAACATCAGTgatgaagaaataaataaagttgaacatGAGTGTGGTACAACTCGAgaacaaatttatgaattatttaataagtgGTCTAGAAACAATCCAGATAGAACATGGAGTGAAATAAAATCCGGGTTGATTTTTTGTGAACGGAAAGATATCATCTGTAAATGccaaagaa tGCTCACTTTACCTTCAATATTTGGTGTTCAACCTTCTTCTGAAATGTTATTTTTACGCAAAAAAGAACTGTCCAAAATTCATCAATATTTTATCGAATTACAATACCCAAAAAAGTTACCGTTAGTATTGCATGGAATGTCTGGTGTCGGAAAGACACAAATTGCCAGAAAATATTGTGAagtttttagtaacttttatgaaaatttcGTTTGGATAGATGCAGCATTTGGAGATTTACAATCTTCAGTGATTAATCTTTATCAACTACTAAGATTAAGTGTTCAAGATTCACAAGGCGATTCCTTTGATATAGAAATGGTCATTAATACAATACACAACTActatgaacataaaaaaactttatatattttcgACAATGCAGACGATGAAAGTGTTAAAAGTTTAGAAATGTACATTTCAAAGAAATCTAATTCGTTTACCTTAATAACCTCTCAATGGAGAACGTGGTCAAACAACGTAAATCAAATGTTCATTGATGTTTTTTCCGCGGAAGATGCTTTTGCTTATGtgaaaaacaatataatagAACCAAACGAAAACATAAGAAACCTAATTAAAGAGCTTGGTAATCATCCGTTCGCTATTACTCaagcaattaaatatataaacatacataaagtATCCATAGGAAAATATTTAGATCGATTCAAATCAAAACCTTTAAAAGTACTGGAAAATGAAAGCATTCCAACCGAAGAAGAATCAAAGTCTGCAattaaagcaattaatttagttttattaaaattagaaaaaactaaagataCTCCATATAAATTACTAAACCTTTTGTCTTATTGTAATGGTCAGAACATAAGTAAGCAGTTTATAATCAACATCTCAAAACACATGGCAATAAACGAAGAATACTTAATAGATGAAGCCATTGcattactaataaattattctttattaaatcaattagaTGATGACAAATATTCAATGCACGAACTAATACAGTTATCGtgtaaatgttttcaaaataaaagttcagGTACAAAAACGTTTTTCGATctaatcaaaagttattttatatttgagttaatcAATATGAAAGATCATGTTGATTACggaaaacattttgtttttcattttctcCACATGTTTCGTTTTAAAAGAAAGAGAATGTTGAAAACCTTTCATTTTATgacaacttttattaaaactttattattatgtaaaggTTTATTTCATGAAGCAATTGAAATATTAGAAGCTGTTTATAGTTTTAATGCAGAAACCTATGGAGAAAATAATGAACTTACTCttgaaacaaaacataatatcgcgaGCTGTTTGTacgatatgggaaaatataacgaagctttagaaatttattattctgttgataaaatacaagcTGAAACTTTAGGTATCAACAATCCATCTACAAtggcaataaaaaataatatcgcaaactgtttTTGTAAAATGGGTAAATACAatgaagctttagaaatttattattcttttgagaaaaaagaatctgaaattttaggtataaaCCATCCAGATAGTATggcaacaaaacataatattgcaAACTGCTTGTGCGAATTGGGAAAATATAAAGAAGctatagaaatttattattcttttgaaaaaacagaatctgaaattttaggtatcaaccatccattTACAATGGCAACAAAAAACAATATCGCAAGTTGTTTGTGTAAAATGGGTAAATATCATGAGGCTTTAGAAGTTTATTATTtcgttgataaaatacaaactaaaattttaggTTTCGACCATCCATCTACAATGgctacaaaaaataatattgcaatctGTTTGGACGAAATGGGAAAATACAatgaagctttagaaatttattattctgttgataaaatccAAACTAAAGTTTTAGGTATTAACCATCCATCTACAAtggcaacaaaaaataatattgcaagtTGTTTGGACATTATGGGAAAAcgtaacgaagctttagaagtTTATTATTCTGTTAATAAGCTGCAAATtgaaattttaggtataaaCCATCCATCTACAAtggcaacaaaaaataatatagcaaGTTGTTTGAAAGACATGGGAAATTATGacaaagctttagaaatttactATTCtgttaataaattacaaattgaaattttaggtatcaaccatccatgtacaatggaaacaaaaaacaatgtgGCAAACTGTTTAACCAATCTGGGAAAATATaatgaagctttaaaaatttattattccgttaataaaatacaaactaagATTTTGGGCATCAACCATCCATCtacaaaaagaacaaaaaataatatttctaagtGTTTGAGAAAATTAGAAAATCAGGAAAGAAGTTGTTTAATTAtgtaa